One Nocardioides dongkuii genomic window, AAGACCGTTGACGCGCTCGCAGGAGCGGCTGTTCATCTTGTGCGGCATCGCCGAGGAGCCGACCTGGCCCTCCTTGAAGCCCTCGGTGACCACCTCGTTGCCGGCCATCAGCCGGATGGTCGTGGCGAGGTTGGAGGGGCCGGCGACGAGCTGGGCGAGGGCGGTGACCACGTCGTAGTCCAGCGAGCGCGGGTAGACCTGGCCGACGCTGGTGAGCACCCGCTCGAAGCCGAGGTGGGCGGCGACCCGCTGCTCGAGCTCGGCGAGCCGGTCGCCGTCCCCGTCGAGGAGGTCGAGCATGTCCTGGGCGGTGCCCATCGGGCCCTTGATGCCGCGCAGCGGGTAGCGGGCGAGCAGGTCCTCGACCCGCTCCAGCCCGAGGAGCATCTCGTCGGCGACGGTGGCGAACCGCTTGCCGAGCGTGGTCGCCTGCGCGGCCACGTTGTGGCTGCGCCCGGCCATCACCGTGGCCTGGTGCTCGGCGGCGAGCCGCCCGAGCCTGGCCAGCGTGGCGACGGTGCGGTCGCGCAGCAGCGTCAGCGACTGGCGCACCTGCAGCTGCTCGACGTTCTCGGTGAGGTCGCGGGAGGTCATCCCCTTGTGGATGTGCTCGTGCCCGGCGAGCGCCGCGAACTCCTCGATGCGCGCCTTCACGTCGTGCCGGGTGACCCGCTCGCGCGCGGCGATCGAGGCGAGGTCGACGCCCTTCTCCCCCAGCGCGACGACGTCCTCGTAGGCCTCGACGACGCCGTCGGGCACCTCGACGCCCAGGTCGCGCTGCGCGCGGAGCACCGCGACCCACAGCTGCCGCTCCAGGACGATCTTGTGCTCGGGCGACCAGATCGCGGCGAGGTCGGCCCCGGCGTACCGGGTGGCGAGGACGTTGGGGACAGTCACGGTGCCCGATCCTCCCACGCCCAGCAGCGTCAGGCGGACGCCGCCGCCTGCGCGATGTCCGTGCGGTGCTGCGCGCCGGGGAACTCCACCACGGCGACCCCGGCGTACGCCGCGGCGCGGGCGGCGGCCAGGTCGGGCCCGTTGCCGACGACGGCGAGCACCCGCCCGCCGGCGGTGACGAGGCGACCGCCCTCCGTGGCGGTGCCGGCCTGGATGACGTGCACGCCGGGGAGCGCCTCGGCGTCCTCGATGCCGGTGATCACGTCGCCGCGGCTGGCGCTCTCGGGGTAGCCCTTGCTCGCCATCACGACGCCGACCGCCGAGCCGCTCCGCCACGACGGCGGCGGCACCTCGTCGAGGGTGCCGGTCGCGGCGCCGAGGAGCAGCGGGCTCAGCGGCGAGTCCAGGAGCGAGAGCAGCGGCTGGGTCTCGGGGTCGCCGAAGCGTGCGTTGAACTCCACGACCCGGGTGCCGGCGGCGGTGAGGGCGAGGCCGGCGTACAGGAGCCCGGCGAACGGCGTCCCCCGCTTCGCGAGCTCGTCGACGGTCGGCTGCAGCACCGTCGCGAGCACCTCGTCCACCAGGTCCGCGGGGGCCCAGGGCAGCGGCGTGTAGGCGCCCATCCCGCCGGTGTTCGGGCCCTCGTCGCCGTCGCCGATCCGCTTGAAGTCCTGCGCCGGCTGCAGCGGGTAGACCGTGCGGCCGTCGGTGATCGCGAACAGGGAGACCTCGGGACCGTCGAGGTACTCCTCGACCACGACCCGCCCACACTGCCCGGCGTGCTCGAGCGCGGCGGCGCGGTCCTCGGTCACCACGACGCCCTTGCCGGCGGCGAGCCCGTCGTCCTTGACCACGTACGGCGAGCCGAGGTCGTCGAGCGCGGCCTCGACCTCCTCGAGGGTGGTGCACAGCCGCGCCCGGGCGGTCGGCACGCCGGCCGCCTGCATGACCTCCTTGGCGAACGCCTTGGACCCCTCCAGCCGCGCCGCCGCGGCGGTCGGCCCGAAGACCGGGATCCCGCGCGCCGTGACCGCGTCGGTGACGCCGGCGACCAGCGGCGCCTCCGGGCCGACGACGACCAGGTCCACCTCGAGGTCGAGGGCCAGCGCGGCGACCGCCTCGCCGTCCATCGGGTCGACCTCGTGCAGGGTGGCGACGGTGGCGGTCCCCGGGTTGCCGGGGGCGGCGTGCACCTCCGTGACGCCCGGGTCGAGCGCGAGGGCGCGGGCCAGGGCGTGTTCGCGGCCGCCGGAGCCGATGACGAGGGTCTTCACGGGCGTGGAGCCTAGTGGCGTTCTCAGACCAGCTCGTGCCGAACGACCGTCGCGGCCCGCGACGGGCCGACCCCGACGACCGAGATCCGCGCGCCGGACATCTGCTCCACGGCGAGCACGTAGTCACGCGCGTTCTTGGGCAGGTCGTCGAAGGACCGCGCGTCGCTGAGGTCCTCCCACCAGCCGGGGAGGTACTCGTAGATCGGCTTGGCGTGGTGGAAGTCGGTCTGGTTCACCGGCATCTCGTCGTGGCGCACCCCGTTGACGTCGTACGCCACGCACACCGGGACCTGCTCCAGGCCGGTCAGCACGTCGAGCTTGGTGAGCACGAAGTCGGTGACGCCGTTGACGCGCGCGGCGTAGCGGGCGATCACCGCGTCGTACCAGCCGCACCGGCGCGGCCGGCCGGTGGTGACGCCGAACTCGGCCCCGACCTTGCTGAGGTGGGCGCCGAAGTCGTCGAACAGCTCGGTGGGGAACGGGCCCTCGCCGACGCGGGTCGTGTACGCCTTGACGATGCCGACGACCCGGTCCAGGCGCGACGGCGGGATCCCCGAGCCGGTGCAGGCGCCGCCGGCGGTGGCCGAGGAGGAGGTCACGAAGGGGTAGGTGCCGTGGTCGACGTCGAGCAGGGTCGCCTGGCCACCCTCGAGGAGCACGGTCTCGCCCCGGTCGAGCGCCTGGTTGAGCAGCAGCCCGGTGTCGGCGACCATCGGCCGCAGCCGCTCGGCGTACTCGAGCAGCTCCTCGACGACGGCCTCGACCGTGGCGGCGCGGCGGTTGTAGATCTTGGAGAGCACCTGGTTCTTCAGCTCCAGCACGCCCTCGACCTTCTGGGTGAGGATCTTCTCGTCGAAGATGTCCTGGACCCGGATGCCGACGCGGTTCATCTTGTCGGCGTACGTCGGGCCGATGCCGCGGCCGGTGGTGCCGAGCCGGCGGCTCCCGAGGAACCGCTCGGTGACCTTGTCGAGGGTGCGGTTGTAGCTGGCGATCACGTGCGCGTTCGCGCTGACCTGGAGGCGGCTGACGTCGACGCCGCGCGCCGACAGCGCGTCGAGCTCCTGGAACAGCACCT contains:
- the purB gene encoding adenylosuccinate lyase, whose amino-acid sequence is MTVPNVLATRYAGADLAAIWSPEHKIVLERQLWVAVLRAQRDLGVEVPDGVVEAYEDVVALGEKGVDLASIAARERVTRHDVKARIEEFAALAGHEHIHKGMTSRDLTENVEQLQVRQSLTLLRDRTVATLARLGRLAAEHQATVMAGRSHNVAAQATTLGKRFATVADEMLLGLERVEDLLARYPLRGIKGPMGTAQDMLDLLDGDGDRLAELEQRVAAHLGFERVLTSVGQVYPRSLDYDVVTALAQLVAGPSNLATTIRLMAGNEVVTEGFKEGQVGSSAMPHKMNSRSCERVNGLAVVVRGYVSMIGELAGDQWNEGDVSDSVVRRVALPDAFFATDGLFQTFLTVLDEFGAFPAVIQRELDRYLPFLATTKVLMAAVRNGVGREAAHEAIKEAAVGTALDMRRGQAENDVFARLAADPRLGLTADQLAGLVAEPITFTGAAVDQVQAVVRRVAEVTERHPAAAAYVPGAIL
- the purD gene encoding phosphoribosylamine--glycine ligase; its protein translation is MKTLVIGSGGREHALARALALDPGVTEVHAAPGNPGTATVATLHEVDPMDGEAVAALALDLEVDLVVVGPEAPLVAGVTDAVTARGIPVFGPTAAAARLEGSKAFAKEVMQAAGVPTARARLCTTLEEVEAALDDLGSPYVVKDDGLAAGKGVVVTEDRAAALEHAGQCGRVVVEEYLDGPEVSLFAITDGRTVYPLQPAQDFKRIGDGDEGPNTGGMGAYTPLPWAPADLVDEVLATVLQPTVDELAKRGTPFAGLLYAGLALTAAGTRVVEFNARFGDPETQPLLSLLDSPLSPLLLGAATGTLDEVPPPSWRSGSAVGVVMASKGYPESASRGDVITGIEDAEALPGVHVIQAGTATEGGRLVTAGGRVLAVVGNGPDLAAARAAAYAGVAVVEFPGAQHRTDIAQAAASA
- a CDS encoding adenylosuccinate synthase, with product MPAIAIIGAQWGDEGKGKATDLLGSRVDHVVKFNGGNNAGHTVVIDTPDGQREKYALHLLPSGILSPNVVPVIGNGVVIDIEVLFQELDALSARGVDVSRLQVSANAHVIASYNRTLDKVTERFLGSRRLGTTGRGIGPTYADKMNRVGIRVQDIFDEKILTQKVEGVLELKNQVLSKIYNRRAATVEAVVEELLEYAERLRPMVADTGLLLNQALDRGETVLLEGGQATLLDVDHGTYPFVTSSSATAGGACTGSGIPPSRLDRVVGIVKAYTTRVGEGPFPTELFDDFGAHLSKVGAEFGVTTGRPRRCGWYDAVIARYAARVNGVTDFVLTKLDVLTGLEQVPVCVAYDVNGVRHDEMPVNQTDFHHAKPIYEYLPGWWEDLSDARSFDDLPKNARDYVLAVEQMSGARISVVGVGPSRAATVVRHELV